Proteins co-encoded in one Polaromonas vacuolata genomic window:
- a CDS encoding DNA gyrase inhibitor YacG — translation MKPIEHKKIVACPCCKGESIYAPSNLFRPFCSARCKNMDLGAWASESFRLATEPPVDDDGQGESRLQ, via the coding sequence ATGAAGCCCATAGAACACAAAAAAATTGTTGCTTGCCCCTGCTGCAAGGGCGAGAGCATTTATGCCCCGAGTAATTTATTCCGTCCGTTTTGCAGCGCGCGTTGCAAAAACATGGATCTCGGTGCGTGGGCTAGTGAGAGCTTTCGCTTAGCCACTGAGCCGCCTGTCGATGACGACGGACAAGGTGAGTCTAGGCTGCAGTAA
- the coaE gene encoding dephospho-CoA kinase (Dephospho-CoA kinase (CoaE) performs the final step in coenzyme A biosynthesis.), giving the protein MTTTRRIGLTGGIGSGKSTVARLLGQAGAVIVDADAVSREMTLAGGLAMAAIEQAFGSAFVAPDGAMARGLMRQLVFEQPSARLRLQAIIHPLVGQETARQAEQAVAAGARCVVFDIPLLVESEHWRARLDQVLVVDCREETQIARVLGREKALANKAGLDSAGWDRAMVEKVMAGQASRATRLAAADASIYNDDLSLTDLATVVSQILPRLGL; this is encoded by the coding sequence ATGACGACTACACGGCGGATTGGTCTGACAGGCGGCATAGGCAGCGGCAAAAGTACGGTGGCCCGCCTGCTAGGGCAAGCCGGTGCCGTGATAGTGGACGCTGATGCGGTGTCACGTGAGATGACACTGGCCGGCGGACTGGCCATGGCGGCAATCGAGCAAGCGTTCGGCTCAGCTTTTGTGGCGCCGGATGGGGCGATGGCGCGGGGCTTGATGCGCCAGTTAGTTTTTGAGCAGCCGTCTGCGCGGCTTAGGCTGCAAGCGATTATTCATCCCTTGGTCGGGCAAGAGACCGCGCGTCAGGCCGAGCAAGCTGTTGCTGCCGGCGCTCGTTGCGTGGTGTTTGACATCCCTTTGCTGGTGGAGTCTGAGCACTGGCGCGCAAGGCTAGATCAAGTGTTAGTCGTCGATTGCCGTGAGGAGACCCAGATCGCACGCGTGCTAGGGCGCGAAAAGGCACTGGCAAATAAAGCTGGGCTGGATAGCGCTGGGTGGGACCGCGCTATGGTCGAAAAAGTCATGGCCGGACAAGCGAGCCGGGCAACACGACTGGCTGCGGCTGATGCATCAATTTACAATGATGACTTGTCTTTGACGGATTTGGCTACGGTTGTGAGCCAGATATTGCCGCGCTTGGGGCTATGA
- the zapD gene encoding cell division protein ZapD yields the protein MILYEYPLNERIRTYLRLEHLFRRLGELTTREHPVDHQYAIITIFEVVDVVSRADLKTDVLKDLEKQKFTLNSYRGNPAIAETVLDDFTRQLDDCFTSLSALSGKAGQQLIDNDWLMSIRSRVAIPGGTCEFDLPAYYAWQHLAPVLRQQDLQRWCAPLVPLAESVRILLQLLRDAGVAQKVMAQNGQYQQNLPQGRSFQLLRLRIDAAQGLIPVISGNRLIASVRLMRQQADDRLHASTEDATFDLTLCS from the coding sequence GTGATCCTTTACGAGTACCCTTTAAACGAACGCATACGCACCTACCTCCGGCTCGAACATTTGTTTCGGCGCTTGGGAGAGCTGACAACGCGTGAGCATCCTGTTGATCACCAATACGCCATCATCACCATATTTGAGGTGGTGGATGTGGTCTCCCGGGCCGACCTTAAAACTGACGTTCTCAAAGACCTTGAGAAGCAGAAGTTCACACTCAACAGCTACCGCGGCAACCCAGCTATCGCTGAGACGGTTCTCGATGACTTCACGCGCCAGCTCGATGACTGCTTTACTTCTCTGAGTGCGCTGTCGGGCAAAGCCGGCCAGCAACTGATTGATAACGATTGGCTCATGAGCATACGTAGCCGGGTAGCTATACCAGGTGGCACTTGCGAGTTCGACTTGCCGGCCTACTATGCTTGGCAGCACTTGGCACCCGTACTGCGCCAACAAGACTTGCAGCGCTGGTGCGCGCCCTTGGTGCCCTTGGCCGAATCGGTTCGAATTTTGTTGCAGTTGCTACGCGACGCCGGTGTGGCACAAAAAGTCATGGCCCAAAACGGACAGTATCAGCAAAACTTGCCGCAAGGACGAAGTTTTCAGTTGCTACGTCTGCGTATCGATGCGGCTCAGGGTTTGATACCCGTCATCAGCGGCAATCGCCTGATCGCCTCTGTGCGGCTCATGCGCCAACAAGCCGATGACCGCCTGCATGCCAGCACAGAGGACGCCACGTTTGATTTGACGCTGTGTTCTTGA